One genomic window of Thermorudis peleae includes the following:
- the rplI gene encoding 50S ribosomal protein L9, with product MKVILLQDVNPLGEAGAIVTVSDGYARNFLIPRGLAEPASPSTLKAAEQRLAAERRRIAREEEAQRALAERLNGLRIVIAARVGERGRLYGSITAQDIADRLSETVGEAIDRRRILLDEPIRSIGEHPVTVQLAGRLRPVVTVVVTSPEEAAETTAPAASTAATAQATEESEG from the coding sequence ATGAAGGTCATCTTGCTCCAAGATGTGAACCCGCTGGGTGAAGCTGGTGCAATTGTTACCGTCTCTGACGGGTATGCGCGAAACTTCCTCATCCCGCGTGGGTTAGCCGAGCCAGCGAGCCCCTCAACCTTAAAGGCGGCCGAACAACGCCTGGCTGCTGAGCGGCGACGCATCGCACGCGAAGAAGAAGCACAACGTGCGCTTGCTGAGCGGCTGAATGGCCTACGGATTGTTATCGCTGCGCGGGTCGGTGAGCGAGGCCGGCTCTATGGTTCGATCACCGCGCAGGACATTGCTGACCGACTCAGTGAAACTGTTGGCGAAGCGATTGATCGACGCCGTATCCTCCTCGATGAGCCAATTCGCTCAATTGGGGAGCATCCGGTAACTGTCCAACTCGCAGGTCGCCTGCGCCCGGTTGTCACCGTTGTCGTCACCTCGCCGGAAGAAGCGGCAGAGACGACGGCTCCAGCAGCTTCCACCGCAGCAACGGCTCAGGCTACGGAGGAATCGGAAGGATAA
- a CDS encoding DnaD domain-containing protein has translation MSTPFGAAPTEISILPRSFIERVIREVRDLAELKVILLIATAQLEGQPFYAAPEEWVRQHPSLHRGLHPVGTDSSADEAIQRGIERAVAHGLLVRILVRHPQTGAATNWLLLGTTQAHQYVHQLAYHTVPWPTPTSSPALVEPVRPSVFQLYEQNIGPLTPLLAEKIAEALEEYPVEWVQDAIEEAVSYGKRHWRYIQRILERWAAEGRETASTRRNHSTAEPLDPAKYLTGKYAPLFRPERDVPGL, from the coding sequence GTGTCAACGCCATTTGGTGCAGCGCCAACAGAAATCAGCATACTGCCACGCTCCTTCATCGAGCGCGTGATCCGAGAAGTGCGGGATCTCGCCGAGCTGAAGGTCATTTTGCTCATTGCAACGGCACAGCTCGAAGGTCAGCCCTTCTACGCGGCACCAGAGGAGTGGGTTCGCCAGCATCCATCGCTGCACCGCGGCTTACATCCCGTCGGCACGGATAGTTCCGCCGACGAAGCCATTCAGCGTGGTATTGAACGCGCCGTGGCACATGGATTGCTCGTCCGCATCCTGGTTCGCCATCCCCAGACTGGCGCGGCCACAAACTGGCTCCTCCTTGGCACGACACAGGCGCATCAGTACGTGCACCAATTGGCATACCATACTGTTCCCTGGCCAACGCCAACGAGTAGCCCAGCCCTCGTTGAACCAGTACGGCCGTCAGTCTTCCAGCTCTACGAACAGAATATCGGGCCACTCACGCCCCTGCTTGCTGAAAAAATTGCGGAAGCGCTTGAGGAATATCCGGTCGAGTGGGTACAGGACGCCATCGAAGAGGCGGTAAGCTATGGAAAACGGCACTGGCGGTACATTCAACGCATTCTGGAACGGTGGGCGGCGGAAGGACGGGAAACTGCGTCCACTCGGCGAAATCATTCCACTGCCGAACCGCTTGATCCAGCGAAATACCTCACCGGGAAATACGCGCCGCTCTTCCGACCAGAGCGAGACGTGCCCGGTCTGTAA
- the rplL gene encoding 50S ribosomal protein L7/L12, protein MAVGQEKIEEIIAAIEQMSVLELSQLVKALEERFGVTAAPVAVAAAPAAAGPAQAAEAAAEEKTEFDVVLTDVGPNKIQVIKVVRELTQLGLKEAKDLVESAPKPVKQGVTKEEAENAKSKLEAVGAKVEIK, encoded by the coding sequence ATGGCAGTTGGGCAGGAAAAAATTGAGGAGATTATCGCGGCTATTGAGCAGATGTCCGTGCTTGAGCTCTCGCAGCTGGTGAAGGCGTTGGAAGAGCGCTTTGGGGTCACCGCGGCGCCGGTTGCCGTTGCAGCCGCACCAGCAGCGGCTGGCCCAGCGCAGGCAGCTGAAGCAGCCGCTGAAGAGAAGACCGAGTTCGATGTGGTGCTGACCGATGTCGGACCCAACAAGATTCAAGTGATTAAGGTGGTGCGCGAGCTCACGCAACTCGGCTTGAAGGAGGCGAAGGATCTCGTCGAGTCGGCTCCCAAGCCGGTCAAGCAAGGTGTCACCAAGGAAGAGGCCGAGAACGCCAAGAGCAAGCTCGAAGCTGTTGGAGCCAAGGTCGAGATCAAATAG
- the dnaB gene encoding replicative DNA helicase, with the protein MADVAAEPIEQLPPHNIEAEQAVLGSLLIDRDAIIRVASFLRPDDFYRSSHRFIYEAILTLYNRRIPPDFVTVVDELERTNRLEACGGVSYLTELLQVVPSAVHVEYYGRIVERTATMRRLTEAGAEIIKIGYSEHLDVEEALEQAERAIFNVSQRRTTRDFVTVGDVLEQYFDKLDYIQQHRGEVLGVPTGYTDLDKLTGGLQRSDLIILAARPSVGKTSFQLGIAHNAATKHGKTVAIFSLEMSAEQLVQRLLAMETGVDTHRLRLGYIDEQEWDLISRAFGRLAQAPIFIDDTPGISVMELRSKARRLMAEHGLDLIIVDYLQLMQARRTDNRVQEISEISRGLKELARELNVPVLALSQLSRAVETRTDHRPLLSDLRESGSLEQDADVVIFIYREELYHPDTDKRGIAEVIVAKHRNGPTDTVYLRFFDRTARFADLELYRDPDQ; encoded by the coding sequence ATGGCGGACGTGGCAGCCGAACCGATTGAACAGCTGCCACCCCATAACATCGAAGCCGAGCAAGCCGTCTTAGGAAGCTTGCTGATCGACCGCGACGCGATTATTCGCGTCGCGTCGTTCCTTCGGCCTGATGACTTTTACCGGAGCAGTCACCGCTTTATCTACGAGGCTATTTTGACCCTCTACAATCGACGCATTCCGCCCGACTTTGTCACCGTTGTCGATGAGCTCGAGCGAACTAACCGGCTCGAGGCCTGTGGAGGTGTCAGTTACCTGACAGAGTTACTGCAAGTCGTGCCCAGCGCGGTGCATGTCGAATACTACGGGCGCATTGTCGAGCGTACCGCAACAATGCGCCGGTTGACCGAAGCTGGGGCAGAAATCATCAAGATCGGGTACAGTGAGCATCTCGACGTCGAAGAGGCGCTCGAACAAGCGGAGCGCGCTATTTTCAACGTATCCCAGCGGCGAACGACGCGTGATTTTGTCACCGTCGGCGATGTCCTTGAGCAGTACTTTGATAAGCTCGACTACATTCAACAACACCGCGGCGAAGTGCTTGGTGTGCCCACTGGCTATACTGACCTCGATAAGCTCACCGGCGGGCTCCAACGTTCTGACTTGATCATCCTCGCGGCACGGCCGTCGGTCGGGAAAACCTCGTTCCAGCTTGGCATTGCACACAACGCAGCAACCAAGCACGGCAAGACGGTGGCAATCTTCAGCCTTGAGATGTCGGCCGAACAACTGGTGCAGCGACTCCTCGCCATGGAAACGGGCGTCGATACTCACCGCCTCCGTCTCGGCTATATCGATGAGCAAGAGTGGGATTTGATCTCGCGCGCCTTTGGACGCCTCGCCCAAGCCCCCATTTTTATTGATGACACACCCGGCATTAGCGTGATGGAATTGCGGAGTAAGGCTCGGCGGCTCATGGCCGAGCATGGACTTGACCTCATCATCGTGGATTACCTGCAACTGATGCAAGCACGCCGGACTGATAACCGTGTCCAGGAAATTTCCGAAATTTCACGGGGGCTCAAAGAGCTTGCGCGTGAGCTCAACGTTCCGGTGCTTGCACTCTCGCAGCTTTCCCGCGCGGTTGAAACGCGAACCGACCACCGGCCATTGCTGTCCGACTTGCGCGAATCCGGCTCGCTTGAGCAGGATGCGGATGTTGTCATCTTCATCTACCGCGAAGAACTCTACCATCCTGATACTGACAAGCGCGGGATTGCCGAGGTTATCGTTGCCAAGCACCGCAATGGCCCTACGGATACGGTGTACTTGCGATTCTTCGATCGTACCGCACGCTTTGCTGATCTTGAACTCTACCGCGATCCAGATCAATAG
- a CDS encoding FmdB family zinc ribbon protein — MPIYEYECTACHHRFEVTQRFSDEPVRTCPQCGQSVRRLLFPAGIIFKGSGFYVTDNRKSNGASSDGAEKRETASATSESKND; from the coding sequence ATGCCAATTTATGAATACGAGTGCACAGCCTGCCACCATCGCTTTGAGGTGACCCAGCGCTTTAGTGATGAGCCCGTGCGCACCTGCCCGCAGTGTGGTCAGAGCGTGCGGCGACTTCTGTTCCCGGCTGGCATTATTTTCAAGGGATCAGGTTTCTACGTTACCGATAACCGCAAGAGCAACGGCGCATCCAGCGACGGTGCGGAAAAGCGCGAGACTGCGAGCGCAACATCGGAGAGCAAGAACGACTAG
- a CDS encoding CdaR family protein, giving the protein MQVRSLKRLSNKPRLHRAWASLRSLFSADSLARFVISLVLAFALWAWVTERNDPEIARTLPAVQLTTQHLSPDLAILSELPTVEVRLQGPQSELQALESGSVTAVVDFSSVHAPGTYTLPVHVRAPRFVRVQDVVPAQVTVQIDKFAKRDGIPVQPQGPTSTPPNIVVKSLTVTPETVSVSGPQTLVNQVVQAQVTVQIQGQAGSFDATATPVVVDANGNAVKGVQISPSSVTVHVIVDVRGSIRRVIPQLVGTDRLAPGYELAGPPTVLPNDEVVIDGPPDAVNQVAYLTTVPIDVSGLRESKIFWDVPLDLSHLPAGVQVDRKTVNVAVQVRQASATKTIQNVPITPINVRPGTKVDVTPSTVSVDVAGDRPLIDALTAGDIVVTVDVNYAENGVFQLPVRVSVPAGVQFQRVTPDTVQVSVSPAQQQATPAPTPTPKNP; this is encoded by the coding sequence ATGCAAGTACGCAGCCTGAAACGACTGAGCAACAAGCCAAGGCTCCATCGCGCGTGGGCTAGTCTTCGTAGCCTCTTCAGCGCCGACAGTCTCGCCCGCTTCGTCATTTCGCTTGTCCTGGCCTTTGCGCTCTGGGCCTGGGTAACGGAACGGAACGATCCGGAAATTGCGCGAACACTTCCGGCTGTTCAGCTCACCACCCAGCATCTCAGCCCTGACCTGGCTATTCTCAGTGAGCTTCCTACGGTCGAGGTCCGGCTTCAAGGCCCACAGAGCGAATTGCAGGCACTCGAAAGCGGCAGCGTGACGGCGGTTGTTGACTTTAGTTCGGTGCATGCGCCAGGCACATACACACTTCCCGTCCACGTTCGTGCTCCCCGTTTTGTTCGCGTGCAGGACGTGGTTCCTGCACAAGTGACGGTGCAAATCGACAAGTTTGCCAAGCGTGACGGCATACCCGTTCAGCCACAAGGGCCAACGAGTACGCCACCGAATATCGTGGTGAAGTCACTGACTGTGACCCCAGAGACCGTCTCAGTCTCTGGGCCCCAGACTCTGGTCAATCAAGTGGTGCAGGCACAAGTGACCGTGCAGATCCAAGGACAAGCCGGCAGCTTCGACGCGACTGCGACTCCGGTGGTCGTTGATGCCAATGGGAATGCGGTGAAAGGAGTGCAGATCTCACCGTCGTCAGTCACCGTCCACGTGATCGTCGACGTTCGGGGTTCCATTCGCCGGGTGATTCCGCAGCTCGTCGGCACTGATCGTCTCGCACCAGGCTATGAACTCGCTGGGCCACCCACGGTTCTCCCCAACGACGAAGTGGTCATTGATGGCCCGCCGGATGCCGTCAATCAAGTCGCCTATCTGACTACCGTCCCAATCGATGTCAGCGGGTTACGCGAGTCCAAGATCTTCTGGGACGTTCCGCTGGACCTTTCGCATCTCCCCGCTGGCGTGCAGGTCGACCGCAAAACGGTCAATGTCGCGGTGCAAGTGCGTCAGGCAAGCGCAACGAAGACGATCCAAAATGTGCCCATTACGCCAATTAACGTACGGCCAGGAACGAAAGTCGACGTAACACCATCAACCGTAAGCGTCGACGTCGCTGGAGATCGGCCCCTGATTGACGCACTGACTGCAGGCGATATTGTGGTCACGGTTGATGTGAACTACGCAGAAAATGGGGTCTTCCAGCTTCCGGTGCGGGTTAGTGTGCCAGCCGGTGTTCAGTTCCAGCGGGTAACGCCAGACACCGTACAGGTCTCGGTGAGCCCAGCACAACAACAGGCGACACCAGCGCCAACGCCAACGCCGAAGAACCCGTAG
- a CDS encoding ATP-binding protein — protein MTFDRFDPLVPGVQEAYQACLDYARNPNGWILLIGQYGCGKTHLAAAIANYLLENQRLFPLFTVVPDLLDYLRAAFAPDQTTTYDERFEQIRNASVLVLDDLGTEHTTPWAAEKLYQIFNYRYNLHKPTIITTNCDLDRLDPRIRSRLCDRAICRHVYIAAGDYRLRRARLRLP, from the coding sequence TTGACATTCGATCGCTTCGATCCGCTCGTTCCGGGTGTTCAAGAAGCCTATCAGGCGTGCCTCGACTATGCACGGAATCCTAACGGCTGGATTCTGCTGATCGGTCAATACGGATGCGGGAAGACCCATCTTGCTGCAGCTATTGCGAACTACTTGCTCGAGAATCAGCGGCTTTTCCCGCTCTTTACTGTTGTGCCGGATTTGCTCGACTATCTGCGAGCCGCGTTTGCGCCTGACCAAACGACGACCTATGACGAGCGATTCGAGCAGATCCGGAATGCCAGCGTCCTCGTCCTTGATGACCTTGGAACGGAGCACACGACGCCATGGGCGGCCGAAAAGCTCTATCAGATCTTCAACTATCGCTATAACCTGCACAAACCGACCATCATCACAACGAACTGTGATCTTGACCGGCTCGATCCACGCATCCGCTCACGCCTCTGCGATCGAGCCATCTGCCGGCATGTCTACATTGCCGCGGGCGACTACCGTCTGCGACGCGCACGGCTGCGCTTACCCTAG
- the rlmB gene encoding 23S rRNA (guanosine(2251)-2'-O)-methyltransferase RlmB has protein sequence MTSTPPSRSQEWLYGRNAVWEALHGRRRHRQLLVAQGTEHHGRVQAIMTAAMERGIRVHLVPRHQLEQYVGQVNHQGVLLETSAYPYVHLDVILAQSHRRPILVLDHLQDPQNVATLMRTADAVAVAGIIIPERRAAGITPAVVNASAGAVEHLLVAQVVNLSRALGELREAGYWLVALEPGPTAHNLFTADIPTPVGLLVGSEGKGLAPTLLRQADVQVALPMRGHVSSLNAAVAGSIALYELLRRESL, from the coding sequence ATGACATCGACACCCCCATCACGGTCACAGGAGTGGCTCTACGGGCGGAACGCTGTCTGGGAAGCGCTGCACGGCCGAAGGCGCCACCGACAACTCTTGGTAGCACAAGGGACGGAACACCACGGTCGCGTCCAAGCCATTATGACGGCCGCGATGGAGCGTGGTATCCGGGTACACCTTGTTCCACGGCACCAACTTGAGCAGTATGTGGGCCAGGTCAATCATCAGGGCGTGCTTCTTGAGACCAGCGCATATCCCTATGTCCACCTTGACGTCATCCTTGCACAATCCCACCGTCGCCCAATCCTCGTCCTTGACCATCTTCAAGACCCACAGAATGTGGCGACACTCATGCGCACAGCAGATGCCGTCGCTGTAGCTGGCATCATCATCCCCGAGCGGCGGGCGGCGGGTATCACGCCCGCCGTTGTCAACGCGTCAGCAGGCGCGGTTGAACATCTGCTCGTCGCGCAAGTGGTCAATCTAAGCAGGGCGCTTGGAGAACTCCGCGAAGCGGGGTATTGGCTCGTCGCACTTGAGCCAGGGCCGACAGCGCACAATCTCTTCACCGCTGATATTCCGACTCCTGTTGGATTGCTTGTTGGCTCAGAAGGCAAGGGACTTGCGCCAACGCTCCTACGGCAAGCCGATGTACAGGTAGCTCTCCCGATGCGCGGTCACGTCAGCTCGCTCAACGCAGCGGTCGCTGGATCCATTGCCCTCTACGAACTCCTCCGGCGCGAATCACTGTAG
- the cdaA gene encoding diadenylate cyclase CdaA gives MPNLPWIFSRLDLRALVDIFSVALIFYWLLWVAQGTRAAQLIRGLLILIGAVVGAANLFHLQALNWLLSRALPAIIVAIPIVFQPELRRALERLGHTSAWLRSPLFSSAPDLQLEQVVEEVVRAATQLSRLRYGALIVIERETGLQDYADRGIPLDAQLTRQLLVNIFFPNSPLHDGAVIIRGNRIIAAGCVLPLSDNPSLDSQLGTRHRAGLGITEESDAVVVIVSEETGQISLAYSGRLHRNLDPERLRRMLRVLLRLEPVPERVQPRVSQAEPERLLSDGAKDDASTQPETTEQQAKAPSRVG, from the coding sequence ATGCCGAATTTGCCATGGATCTTTTCCCGCCTTGATCTCCGTGCCCTTGTCGACATCTTCTCGGTCGCGTTGATCTTCTATTGGCTGCTCTGGGTCGCGCAAGGAACCCGCGCTGCCCAGCTCATTCGCGGTCTGCTTATTCTCATTGGCGCAGTTGTTGGTGCAGCGAATCTCTTCCATCTGCAAGCCCTCAACTGGTTACTGAGTCGCGCCCTTCCAGCCATCATCGTCGCTATTCCCATCGTTTTCCAACCTGAGCTGCGGCGGGCACTTGAGCGCCTTGGCCATACCAGTGCCTGGCTTCGCTCTCCATTGTTCTCATCAGCGCCCGACCTGCAGCTTGAGCAAGTTGTGGAAGAGGTTGTGCGTGCCGCGACCCAGCTTTCTCGGTTGCGCTACGGGGCGTTAATTGTCATCGAGCGTGAGACTGGTCTGCAGGACTACGCAGACCGTGGTATCCCCCTCGACGCCCAGCTCACCCGGCAATTGCTGGTCAACATCTTCTTCCCCAATTCGCCGCTGCATGATGGCGCCGTCATCATCCGCGGTAACCGGATCATTGCTGCTGGCTGTGTCTTGCCATTGAGCGATAACCCGTCATTGGACAGTCAGCTTGGCACACGTCATCGCGCAGGCCTAGGCATCACCGAAGAATCCGACGCAGTCGTCGTAATCGTGTCAGAAGAAACAGGGCAGATTTCCCTTGCCTATAGTGGGCGCCTCCACCGCAACCTCGACCCCGAACGGTTGCGCCGCATGCTCCGCGTGCTGCTCCGCCTCGAGCCAGTGCCTGAGCGTGTCCAGCCACGCGTGAGCCAGGCCGAACCCGAACGACTCCTCAGTGATGGTGCAAAAGACGATGCAAGTACGCAGCCTGAAACGACTGAGCAACAAGCCAAGGCTCCATCGCGCGTGGGCTAG
- a CDS encoding tetratricopeptide repeat protein: MAAVQAHPLTATLVTFWERALNQPEVLSETQRQAMQAALASQRMSARDLLWRAIGEHPQQFGLYATLAELLILDDEPEHAATLCQRLQAVAALQPVPELSRALSRLQLHLVKTLDPQTLCAVATHLITEGDAIEQDTYLPTLLALLADQDRDRARDLAEQWFTHTNRPPAWWSSVYHHLLATHRVPEHAPEPVPTPQTSQEWALALLWHTLRAPEEGIETLQHLLERVRQQELDVDVVLRTLQPFLALFPPALPASLVTASLWLASGNISAAAQAGETLRAAADWRIQLLGHVMTGYAQLALGHHQAALEPIHTAFALLQRHPEGVGTLAHLVTPPVTLPVIAELLCRLLVQTGKLNELAEIVANLVASATIAPAQAQAYARLLIQRGAPQHARRILRQVAEIQQQQRDIRGYVQTLRELVVLAPDDAGVRDTFVHAAATLGIEPALNLLEELALHLGTRGYRGAASALLQRATELALMSPSAWPRIPRLYEQLITFAPDDLTLRHAAVTAFIQIGQRDHAKAQLREIARLAIARNEPENALAALHQVVALDPQDPEGYHRLGELLVSLGEIEQAERVYRRLLALTPNDAIAKARHAALSQHQRSADA; this comes from the coding sequence ATGGCGGCAGTTCAGGCTCACCCCTTAACCGCAACACTGGTCACCTTCTGGGAACGCGCACTCAATCAGCCAGAGGTCCTCTCGGAAACTCAGCGTCAGGCAATGCAGGCAGCCCTAGCCAGCCAGCGCATGAGTGCGCGCGATCTCCTCTGGCGCGCCATTGGCGAGCACCCCCAGCAGTTTGGGCTCTACGCGACCCTCGCTGAACTCCTGATCCTGGATGACGAGCCTGAGCACGCCGCAACACTCTGTCAACGCCTGCAGGCCGTCGCTGCCTTGCAGCCTGTTCCGGAACTGAGCCGTGCGCTCTCCCGACTACAGCTGCATCTCGTGAAAACACTCGATCCTCAGACGTTGTGTGCTGTGGCGACGCACCTCATCACCGAAGGAGATGCGATAGAACAGGACACCTATCTCCCAACGCTCCTTGCGCTCCTTGCAGACCAAGATCGTGACAGAGCACGAGACCTTGCCGAGCAGTGGTTCACCCACACCAACCGGCCTCCAGCCTGGTGGTCGTCTGTCTACCATCATCTCCTGGCAACACACCGCGTGCCGGAACATGCTCCTGAGCCCGTTCCCACCCCACAAACCAGTCAGGAGTGGGCGTTGGCCCTCCTTTGGCACACGCTTCGCGCTCCGGAGGAGGGGATTGAAACCTTACAGCACCTGCTCGAACGCGTGCGGCAGCAGGAGCTTGACGTCGATGTAGTCTTGCGCACGCTTCAGCCCTTCCTTGCGCTCTTTCCACCCGCATTGCCTGCCTCGCTTGTGACAGCGAGCCTATGGCTGGCGAGTGGCAACATCAGCGCTGCTGCACAGGCAGGCGAAACACTGCGCGCTGCCGCCGACTGGCGTATCCAGCTCCTTGGGCATGTCATGACAGGCTACGCCCAGCTTGCGCTTGGCCATCACCAGGCAGCGCTGGAGCCAATCCACACCGCGTTTGCATTGCTCCAACGCCATCCCGAAGGCGTTGGAACGCTCGCACACCTCGTCACACCACCTGTAACACTGCCGGTCATTGCCGAGCTTCTGTGCCGGCTCCTTGTCCAAACCGGTAAGCTCAACGAACTAGCCGAGATCGTTGCCAACCTGGTTGCGTCAGCCACGATCGCGCCCGCGCAAGCGCAAGCATACGCGCGCCTCCTCATCCAACGGGGCGCACCCCAGCACGCTCGTCGGATTCTTCGGCAGGTCGCGGAGATCCAGCAACAGCAGCGCGACATTCGGGGGTATGTGCAGACCCTTCGCGAACTCGTTGTCCTTGCGCCTGATGACGCGGGTGTGCGGGACACATTCGTTCACGCCGCAGCAACACTGGGGATCGAGCCGGCGCTCAATCTCCTTGAAGAACTCGCGCTTCATCTCGGCACCCGTGGCTATCGCGGGGCAGCGAGCGCGTTGCTGCAACGCGCAACCGAGCTTGCGTTGATGTCTCCGTCGGCCTGGCCACGTATTCCACGGCTGTACGAGCAACTCATCACCTTTGCTCCGGATGATCTGACGCTTCGGCACGCTGCCGTGACCGCATTTATCCAGATCGGGCAGCGCGATCACGCGAAAGCCCAACTGCGAGAAATCGCGCGGCTTGCCATCGCCCGCAATGAACCAGAGAACGCCCTTGCCGCACTCCACCAGGTTGTCGCCCTGGATCCGCAGGACCCAGAAGGCTATCACCGACTTGGTGAGCTCCTTGTCTCACTTGGAGAAATCGAGCAGGCCGAGCGCGTCTATCGGCGTTTGCTGGCACTCACGCCAAACGATGCCATCGCAAAAGCGCGGCATGCAGCGTTATCGCAGCATCAACGGTCGGCAGACGCATAA
- a CDS encoding ANTAR domain-containing response regulator has translation MPARIVIADDEPIIRLDLRELLTSLGYDVVGEAADGRTALELVSKLKPDLVILDIKMPEIDGIDAAETITREGLAPVVLLTAYSERDLVERAKRAGVAGYLIKPFRESEIMPVIELALAQFHEMQRLERQVVELQEALEARKVIERAKGILMQVHGLSEAEAFQRMRRLSMDKRKPMREIAEAILLAHQIESSS, from the coding sequence GTGCCAGCCCGTATCGTCATTGCGGACGATGAACCAATTATCCGGCTTGATCTCCGCGAGTTGCTGACCTCCCTTGGGTATGACGTCGTCGGCGAGGCTGCAGACGGGCGTACCGCGCTTGAGCTGGTGAGCAAGCTCAAGCCCGATCTGGTTATCCTTGACATCAAAATGCCTGAGATCGATGGCATTGATGCCGCCGAGACGATTACACGCGAAGGGCTGGCACCGGTTGTCTTGCTCACGGCCTACAGCGAACGTGACCTTGTCGAGCGGGCAAAGCGAGCCGGGGTCGCAGGATACCTCATCAAGCCATTCCGCGAGAGCGAAATCATGCCCGTCATTGAGCTGGCGCTTGCCCAATTTCACGAGATGCAACGGCTCGAGCGGCAGGTCGTTGAACTACAAGAAGCGCTCGAGGCGCGGAAAGTCATCGAGCGTGCCAAAGGGATTCTCATGCAAGTCCATGGGCTGAGCGAAGCGGAAGCGTTCCAACGTATGCGTCGGCTCAGCATGGACAAACGCAAGCCGATGCGTGAGATCGCCGAAGCGATACTCCTCGCACATCAAATCGAAAGTTCTTCGTAG
- the cysS gene encoding cysteine--tRNA ligase: MGLQITTTLGRVKVPFEPLEPGIVRMYVCGPTVYADAHIGHAMSAIVFDTIRRYLEYSGYQVIYATNFTDIDDKIIQRAATLGIPPQQLAEQLIEDWLDETAALNVKPATIYPRATQEIPTIIEMVKGLVDKGYAYPVEGGDVFFRVRAFPNYGKLSGRSLDEMLAGARVEIDPRKEHPMDFALWKGAKPGEPAWESPWGPGRPGWHIECSAMIYRHLGPQIDIHGGGADLIFPHHENEIAQSEAFTGKSPFVRYWLHNGLLQLGGEKMSKSLGNLITIRELLEQGGGQAFRLFVLTSHYRSPLAFTEEAFAAAKRGLARLQSAVRGYQPDEPLPAPPDEEIVRHANETRTGFVAAMDDDFNTPEALARLFELTRAINRAQATGASRAGIRYAQATLYELAGVLGLRLDEPESPRGREAEPFIELLLEVRSALREQRQWSLADRIRDRLNELGVTVEDTPQGSTWRWT, encoded by the coding sequence ATGGGGTTACAGATTACGACGACACTTGGGAGAGTCAAGGTTCCTTTTGAACCACTCGAGCCAGGCATTGTGCGCATGTACGTCTGCGGACCGACGGTCTACGCTGACGCGCACATCGGCCACGCAATGTCAGCGATTGTTTTTGACACCATCCGGCGTTATCTCGAGTATTCAGGTTATCAGGTTATTTACGCCACCAACTTCACGGATATTGACGACAAGATTATTCAGCGGGCAGCGACACTCGGCATTCCACCGCAGCAACTGGCAGAGCAACTGATCGAGGACTGGCTCGACGAAACAGCTGCGCTCAATGTCAAACCAGCAACGATCTATCCGAGAGCGACGCAAGAAATCCCAACCATCATCGAAATGGTCAAGGGGCTCGTTGATAAAGGCTATGCCTATCCGGTCGAAGGTGGCGATGTCTTTTTCCGCGTGCGCGCGTTCCCGAACTATGGCAAGCTTTCTGGACGCTCCCTTGACGAGATGCTCGCGGGAGCACGGGTTGAAATCGATCCACGCAAAGAACACCCAATGGACTTTGCGCTTTGGAAAGGGGCCAAACCAGGCGAACCAGCATGGGAAAGTCCCTGGGGCCCGGGACGTCCAGGGTGGCACATTGAGTGCAGCGCGATGATTTATCGCCACTTAGGCCCACAAATCGACATCCATGGTGGAGGCGCAGACCTGATCTTTCCTCACCATGAGAATGAAATTGCCCAATCAGAAGCATTTACCGGAAAATCACCGTTCGTTCGATATTGGCTGCACAACGGGCTGCTGCAGCTTGGCGGCGAGAAAATGAGCAAATCATTGGGCAATCTCATCACGATTCGTGAACTACTGGAACAAGGAGGCGGGCAAGCCTTCCGGTTGTTCGTCCTTACGTCTCATTACCGCAGTCCACTTGCCTTCACCGAAGAAGCATTCGCCGCGGCAAAGCGCGGGCTGGCACGTCTGCAAAGTGCCGTTCGCGGGTACCAGCCTGACGAACCGTTACCAGCGCCGCCGGATGAGGAGATTGTTCGCCACGCGAATGAGACTCGCACCGGATTCGTTGCAGCAATGGATGATGATTTTAACACCCCAGAAGCATTGGCCCGACTTTTTGAACTTACTCGCGCAATCAACCGCGCCCAGGCAACGGGTGCGAGCCGTGCCGGCATTCGCTATGCTCAAGCCACACTCTATGAACTCGCTGGTGTCCTTGGCTTGCGTCTTGATGAGCCTGAATCACCGCGTGGGCGCGAAGCTGAACCCTTCATCGAACTTCTGCTTGAAGTGCGTTCAGCACTCCGCGAGCAGCGGCAGTGGTCGCTCGCTGACCGGATTCGCGATCGCCTCAACGAACTTGGGGTGACGGTCGAAGATACCCCGCAAGGGTCAACCTGGCGCTGGACATGA